Sequence from the Crassostrea angulata isolate pt1a10 chromosome 9, ASM2561291v2, whole genome shotgun sequence genome:
TACGGTGTATGTGATGTTCAGTAAGATGATACGGTGTATGTGATGTTCAGTAAGATGATACGGTGTATGTGATGTTAAGTGAGATGATACAGTGTATATGATGTTAAGTGAGATGATACGGTGTATGTGATGTTAAGTGAGATGATACGGTGTATGTGATGTTAAGTGAGATGATACGGTGTATATGATGTTCAGTACGATGATACAATGTATGTGATGTTCAGTAAGATGATACAGTGTATATGATGTTAAGTGAGATGATACAGTGTATATTATGTGAAGTGAGatgatacaatgtatatgatGTTAAGTGAGATGATACAGTGTATTTGATGTTCAGTAAGATGATACAATGTATGTGATGTTCAGTGAGATGATACAGGGCTTATAGATGTTCCggaatatgatacaatgtatattatgtTAAGTGAGATGATACAGTGTATATGATGTTAAGTGAGATGATACGGTGTATATGATGTTAAGTGAGATGATACGGTGTATATGATGTTAAGTGAGATGATACGGTGTATATAATGTTAAGTGAGATGATACGGTGTATATGATGTTAAGTGAGATGATACGGTGTATATGATGTTAAGTGAGATGATACGGTGTATATGATGTTCAGTAAGATGATACGGTGTATATGATGTTAAGTGAGATGATACGGTGTATATGATGTTAAGTGAGATGATACGGTTTATATGATGTTCAGTGAGATGATACAGTGTATGTGATGTTCAGTAAGATGATACGGTGTATGTGATGTTAAGTGAGATGATACGGTGTATATGATGCTAAGTGAGATGATACGGTGTATATGATGGTAAGTGAGATGATTCGGTGTATATGATGTTAAGTGAGATGATACGGTGTATATGATGTTAAGTGAGATGATACGGTGTATATGATGTTAAGTGAGATGATATGGTGTATATTACGTTCAATGAAATGAAACAATGTATATGTTCACTGAAATAATATAAACTTAAGTATATGTTCACTGAagtgatacaatgtatatgttgTTCAATAAGATGATACAGTGTTTACAGGTGTTCAGCGAGATTAAACAATTTATATGATGATCATTGAGATAGTGCAATGTTTATGATGTTCAGTGAGATAGTGCAATGTTTATGATGTTTATTGAGATAGTGAGATGTTTATGATGTTCAGTGAGATAGTGCAATGTTTATGATGTTCAGCGGGATAGTGAAATGTTTATGATGTTCAGTGAGATAGTGCAATGTTTATGATGTTCAGTGAGATAGTGAAATGTTTATGATGTTCAGTGAGATAGTGCAATGTTTATGATGTTCAGTGAGATAGTGCAAGGTTTATGATGTTCAGCGAGATAGTGCAATGTTTATGATATGATGTTCATTGATATAGTGCAATGTTTATGATGTTCAATGAGATGATACAATGTATAAGAGTGTTCAAGGAGATAAAACAATTTAGGTATATGATGTTCATTGAGATATACTATGTTTATTGTTGTTCAACGAggtgatacaatgtacatttattcaaaTGGTTCTTATATATAAGTGCAATATTATTAAAGAATGAATTTGATACATAAAACTTGTATAAAATGAGTTGGAACAATATACCTTTTTCTAAACTGCCAACCCATTTTATATTCGTATGAATTGGGTAGCTATTTAATCCATTTcttgtaatataattttttgctATCAATTGTACGTtcaaacggtcatttgacctttaaaatggcatacaattgtttaaaatttaaacatcatttatGTCACGTCTTGcggattgatacgtttttgtCGTTAACAAATATGTcacatcatataatataaaatgattttttaactaATCAGAAAGCGCGATACAACAAGAATGAAATCATTGATGTATGGGTGTGCAATGTGATACAAGTAATAAAATGGGGTGCAATAAAAAAGGTATGTACATTGTTAAGATATATACATCAACTGTTGTGACGTACACACCTGGACCCCGCAGTACCCCATGGGACCGAGGAAGCGCTCACACTCCGCGGCGATGTCGCTCCATTTCCACTCAAACAGGTGCGTGATGGTGTGACGTCCCGGGGCACAGGTCGGATTACTCCAGGTCCCACCGCGGACTGAAACACAACAACCAAAACTATTGCATGATGGGACTGATTTCGGGGAAATAGTGAGCATGTCCTAATAAGCCCAAAATTCGAATTTAAGCCGTCTCGGTGCCATATAGTTTACGCTTTTAATTAATCTgcaaagcggtttataaaaCATAAACCTATCATGTCATATCACTGTcatattgttaattttgaatttatatactcggtgggtgtaaatacataatttacaatatgacattATACTCTTACCAGAGgtagaaattaattaaaaacattctataaaaacatgtatttctaaaaaaaaccaaaaaattgaCCCTCGCGGCCGTTACGAATGGACCCAGGGCCCTTGATGTTGTGGTGATTTGGTCAAGGATCGGTGTTTCACTCGGTCAGTGGAAATGGGCAATACAAGAGAATGCCGATTTTACTCACGATTCATACAACAGATCACTGTTCAAAACACAGCGAatgttttatgcatatatatttatgtaattatcaattaaaaataatttgtactgACCAATGTTTAAACCACAGCGAATGTTTCATGCACATATACTGTTTacttatcaaaattaaaaaaatatatatgtactgaCCAACTTTCAAACAACAGCAAACGTTTCATgcataaatatttatgtaattatcaaaataaaaaaaatataattactgACCAACACCCACATAGAGGAGGCACCAAAGTATTACTTGGAACATGTCCTTTCTGTTGCCCGATTCTTATCTGTCTGTGAGAGAGCAATGAACGGGGAAAGAAAGATAGCAGTCCCAGGAAACGGACAGATAATCCTAGTCACTTAGTCTAGATTCTTGGCGATTTTGTAATTGTAATAGAAACGTTCGTGTGCGCACGTCTTTAAATAAacgaacaaaattaaaaaacaaataagtttCGTCATTGAACTGACTATAATTTGGACTTTCCATTTCAGGtttgtttcttaaaaataatacaaatttggGTTTTCAGTTATCTATTTATTATATTGCGCAGAAAAAATCATGGTGTACACAATGAACTTGTCTGCATATTTAAGACGTATATATAAGTGTTGTTACCTTGATGGTTATGTAATGCGTTATGCGCAGATAGTTTATCGAACAAAATTAAGACCGCTGGTTGCCATATACATATACGTTATTTGTTCTCTGGACAGAGAACAAATAACGTATATGTATATGGCAACAGACTTGTTGATTTATATGTACAGTACATATAAATCAACAAGTATATCATAAAAGAGGTTTATTATTGGTTGTTCATTTAACCATATCGGCGAGCCGATAGACCaatattaaaatgttcataCACTAGTAGCAttgttcatgtattttttctctgTATATCACTAATAAGACAAGTTTTGCCAAATTCCATGAAtcattgctacatgtatttgtatttgaatatCACATTAATTGCTGTTATTGTtagaaaataattcaattaactcccctaaagtttttttttacatttactaTTCAAAAAAGCAGTTTTAACTTGTATAATAGTTATTCAATACCCATTATTTATTAACAGTAATAAAAACTAACATATAATAAAACGGTATTTGTTACTCTGATTAAGGCCGTTACCTTTTTCGACTTATTTAAAATTAACGACAgttatttcttcaaattaatgaTAAAGCTATGACAGACCGCCACGGGAGGGGTTGAGTTTAGCGACTAACAACATTGACTTTTTTagctgaaaaaataataattttgcaaattgtttgcACTAAATCatgtcatgttaaaaaaaaataatatcgaGGAATTCAAGtcgaaatattaaaaaaaaaaaatctaaaaattacTAATTGTGGCAGAATCTGTCAATTGTTTTGTGTAAATTGTTCATCTTTGTTTGCAGAGCTTAGTTACCAGTAGGCCTCAGTAATCTCCCCAAGAAGATATTTGTTTATAGATGTAGGAAAGTGTTTAGTTTGTatagcatttttttctttacatacatgaaataaaaaaataattgctgaaaaaaactatcaataaattataataGACTGACCACCCAGTTGCAATGAATCTAACAAATCCACGCATAATAGCAGAGTCAGATCTAGACAAAAAATTCATCCAGCAAGTGTAGAAAACTAATATACTCAACTTTGTAAGAATCATTTTAAGACTGTATTAACCTTCTTCAGACTGATATCTCTgtaagatatagaaaaaaattaaattttaaagatttcatatttggattttgtcatgttgtaatttttgaatttaccgggtggcagtaaattttgtatttactgccacccggtatattcaaatttacaactagttgtcatgttgttaaattgtgtgtttactgtcacccggtaaattcaaaatttacaacatgacaatttgAGGGttgtttgttgaccatccagcctccttaactAAATTAGCACTACCTGACTACACCCACGCTGGAATTATGCCAATACCAATGAAACAACACGTGGACCATGTACGTGCAACCCTAAATATgtcataatttatataataattatcaattttctCCTTTCCCCACTCATTTTATCACTCAACACATTATTAACTGAATGTCTAGCGTTTCACTGTAAGATGTAAGGGAAAGGACGGCGATCGTATGACAGccatttttctttcattcaacGACAGCGACACACAAATCCTGGAGGTTGGTATATTTCCTTTTAACTTTATcttatatacattattttttttatttacgatATGTGAGTGATGGAAAACTATGCTTGGTGCTACAAAAAAACCCATTACAAATCATCTTGAACTTGATAACTATGACAAACTAAATTGCAATTGGttttcgttttttttattttcaacatctttCAAACACTTTATATAGATCTGGTAAATTGGCAATTTGTAAAATACTCGAATCTTCAGCAAATGTCTTGGGTGGGAAAAGAAAGTTCCGGAAAGCACTGAACAGCGTGTGTTCAACTGTCCACTTCCAGGTTTTCTCTTCAGAAACCTCTCCATCCTGTGCCaatgcaagaaaaaaataaataaaagtcaaCCCAAGACGTTCAGGGAATGTGATCGTCAAACTGCATGAACATTTAAATTCAGTTACAGTTTACCAACTTTTATTATTgacaaattcatttcatgaatggTATACGATAAACCTGTTTGTGGTGCCTAATTTTCGCaataaaaatttagattatttgGTAAATGCAATGCTACAGACATTTGAAGCCAGTTTGCAGCTAGAAATATTCGCAACGACGAGACTCTCGCTAATCTCGTGAAAATTTTTTGGCATGCGAATAAATGTTGGTTTACAGTCAATCTATTGAACTTTTCTGTACTTGAAGATCAAGTGCCTGTAGTTTAAACGTCAATATCTAGTTACAAAATGCTCtttttaatgcatgtatattttatcaacAATGTGTTCATTACTTCAGGACTTGTTTCATACTTCTGGCTCACTTCACTACTTATGAAAAGAATTGATAAAAAGTTATACCAGTGaatatcataatacaaaatgtaaaatataacaGTAAGTTATTCAGAATACCTTTGAACCCTCTGTCTCACTTTGGAGGTCCTGAAACATACTGGGTTTGAAACAGTAAAATTCACTGGTCTCCTTACAAAAAGTGTGGAAACATTCCTTCTCTTTGTCCCAGTTAACCTATGTAAgaaaagttatctctcttttcaaaaaaaatatttaaaacagttaTTCCCCTTTCACAAATCATCAAAATTAGTTTTGAATGTATGTCTTTATCTTTCATCTACAACATCAATCatgcaatttacatgtatgaaaaacAAGTATTAagacatacaaaatatttcttgctAACCTTTAAATCTATATCTAAAAAGGAAGATAAGTAACTTTATATTTCACTTTGAATAGAATTATCCACTACGAAATAGCTTGCCTCCGTAGCCAGTCTAAGTACAAACATAGGCAGTCCCTCCATGTTGGGGATGTAGTGATCCAGCAAAAGTGGCAAAGTACATAGATTACCATCCTGTAAATAAAAGTGGCATGCTAATTATTCATTTAACATACACATAATTTTTCCTCATCTTATTCATACCAGATTTTATTAACAATATCACACAATGAACCATATACCCAGATATATTTGCATCGATCATCATTTAGGACATGTTTATAAAGTCTTCTATGTTCCCGAAAAATAGATATACCCCAGTATATTGGTAGTATTATTagagcatgtaaaaaattaatttatgatATTCTACACgtacaaataataataaaatacatgaaaaacaCAATTGATcaagtttttaaatataagctcaaaaatgtttcaaaatgtaTGTTCAGCATATGTTGCTTGtttttcatgtttaacatgtttgAAACATGTTGACTATTCCTCAACCATGTCCTAAACATTTATTCCATCATCACACAGGTACAATGATGACAAAAAAGACGATACAATTCATAAACTTTGTAGTACGTACCTCATCTAACTCCATGGAGAAATAGTCAGACAGCATCTCTGCCTTTGACTTCAGGAAGTCCACAATGTACTGGGCCAGGTCAGTCTTAGGTCCGTCAGCCTCGGCCCATCCACTCTCCTCAAGGTCAAGGGCAAGCAGGGCAAGGTCATATATAGGGGCCGGCTCCTAAAGACataacaaattaaacaatactACATCTCTCTTTAAAACTAGATGATATCCCACACAAGCATGGGAAATAATGTGTTACACATTATTGCTTTGTATGTTGAACCAGACttctttttttgttcatttttagaATTTACTCTATcctctctttctttttctctctctcatcattATCAACATcatcaaataaatgtaaatcatACTTGTTATTGTTTCACAACTTATTAAATActtcataaaaataaggaaaaaaattcGACTTCACAATCCTATATTCTCCAAATTCGATACATAATGGAAGAATCACTATTTACAAGTACTGGCATAAAAAGCAAATCTTCAgtatttttcattcaattacCGGTAATGTCAAATCAATTATAACATTAGGTGACACAtgcaaaaatgtaaatgtttttttttctcatacaaTATCGAGATCTTGCCATTGTAGTCCTTTATGTACCTATTAGTCTCTTCACTTTGGCAATCAATGAATATTAATGCAATTTTTCTCTTGGGagtaacaaaatttaaatatgaaaaatgtttccAAATAATCTGTCACAATCATATACGCAAACTCACTGACTGACCAAGTTCAgaattcctttgtaaaactagTGCAACAATTTACTCACTGACAGGCGTAGTATTCCGTAATTTCCAAAGTCAAAGATCATCAGCTGATAAAACAGCTCACGGCTGAAAAACAGGGTAATTAGTATTATATTACTTCCGCAGATAATGCCATCCTTACAAAAGTGTTTGGAATTGCCAACCAGGGTGTTTCCAGACCCaggagggagggagggagggaatttttgtttatttttcaaactggaagttaaattaattgaaaatttgtaaaaatatcaataaacagtagaaatttaaagttaatttttttggtcatttttttttcaataaaaaagttctttattttttgctaatATAATTCAATAAGTGGGGGTATTTCAATGAGGCGGGAGGCAATTCcaaaaaaacaattgttttatttttattggccTAATATACGGACACATAACACCAATCAGATCTTCTCCTTCAAACTCAGAGAAATGGTGGATTTAGATTCATAAAGTCATCCATACTAATTGCTTTTTGTAAGAATTGCTTATTGATAATTGTTGCAAAGTTTTCTCTGCAGCTTTATAACTTTAACTccaaatattatgtaaaatttgttgacagaaacacttttaaaatatatttaaaaccttGATTAAGTTGTCTTTACAAACTTAAATTCAGCTTTTGATTTTAGCTGAGTAatatttttaagagaaaatatatttagatGAACTTCTGACATACGGCATACAGGAACATTTTgcccattttatttttgccccctTTGCCCTGTTTGTTAGTGGgtaaatttaagactgggcaaattcaaaacaatttccAAATAACTGTTATTTGAAATAGTGTCTAAATTTTACTGTGTGTTTGGGCGAATTAATGACAGGGTGAatctgtttgcaagtgtagaggGGCGAAAAATAACCAcaggcgaaaataaccctgaaTACAGTATGTCTGAAATACACATCCTGCCAAAACAATGACTATAGGATGCATAGCAATCACATATCATAGGATGATATTTTAGGCATTGTCACTTGTATTAGGTCATGTGCAGTCATACATTTCTCCAGATAATTGTAAGTCCACTCTATAGTACATTTAACTTAGAATATTGTTAGTTTACTCTATAGTACAGTTACCTTTTTGTTAGTTTACTCTATAGTACAGTTACCTTTTTGTAAGTTTACTTTATTGTAGAGTTACCTTATTGTTAGTTCACATTGTGGTACAGTTACCTTATTGTTAGTTCAAGTTATAGTACAGTTACCTTATTGTTAGTTGATGTAGTACAGTTACCTTATTGTTAGTTGATGTTGTAGTACAGTTACCTTATTGTTAGTTCATGTTATAGTACAGTTACATTATTGTAAGATCACATTATAGTACAATTACCTTATTGTTAGTTCACGTTAAAGAATAGGTACCTTATTGTAAGTTCAGGTTATAGTGTAGTTACCCTAGTTTAAGATCATGTAATAGTACAGTTACCTTATTGTTAGTTTACGTTAAAGAAGAGTTACCTTATTGTAAGATCAAGTTATAGTGTAGGTACCTTAGTTTAAGATCATGTAATAGTACAGTTACCTTATTGTTAGTTCACATTAAAGTACAGTAATCTTGTTGTTAGTCCACGTTATAGTACAGTTACCTTATTGTTAGATCACTTTATAGTTCAGTTACCTTATTGATAGTTCAGGTTAAAGAATAGTTAACTTATTGTAAGTTCAGGTTATAGTGTAGTTACCTTAGTTTAAGATCATGTAATAGTACAGTTACCTTATTGATAGTTCATGTTAAAGTACAGTTACTTTATTGTTAGTCCAAGTTATAGTACAGTTACATTATTGTTAGATCACCTTATAGTTCAGTTACCTTATTGTTTGTTCACTTTATAGTTCAGTTAACTTATTGTAAGATCATGTTATAGTTCAGTAACCTTAATGTTAGTTCACATTATAGTACAGTTACCCTATTGTTCACTTAATAGTACAGTTACCTTAGTCCATCTTTTGGTACAGTTACCTTAGTAACTTTAAGATCATGTTATAGTACAGTTACCTTAGTTTAGTTGTGTTGACTAGGTAGAGCTTTGTCTGATGTTGCATTAAGGAGAACTCTTTGTTCACACACCCCACAAACTTGTGAAACTGGAACATTTCCCTTAAatctaaattattaaatttttaatttgagatgtTTTTCACAAAATGGATTGACACACATCAAGTGTTAAAAAATATCCTGAATTTTAGGCTGAGTAAAAGTGAAAATATGAATAATGTGATAAAGCCAATAAATGCACAGTTTTCATCATGAATTTCTGTAATAAAGTGTCacatgaaaatcaaatattcCCTGCTTAGaaagataaaattcttttttctccCTCTGTGCAAATATGTCTGATTTCAGTGAGTACTGACTTTTATGCATGCTTTCTTGGACTTCCTCTTGAAGAGACAAAATACTGGTGAGCTTCACAGGCCTCTTCTTCTGTTGGACTCCACAGCTGGGCATCTGCATCCTGTaacaagaaatacatgtacataataattgACTTGCTTCACATTACTCCCCTCTCCCAGCCCTATCCATTTGTGAAAAAAAGTTACTCTGCATATGTTTTGACTTGgtttttgcttttttgttttattgtaaaactgAACAAGAAGCAAGCAATTATGATGAaacaggaaaaaaattaaagtaactgaatttttttaaaggaatactCACAGGATTTggacatgaaattgtattgtatctTATATGCATGTAGTGAAACTTTATCAATATTGACTCCATCAGATGACATTGCTGAaagtgagtgatgtggcccatgggccactTATTAAGACATGAGGAATAAATGCCTATTAAGAAAGTTATTAAAACATACGTTTGGTCACTGGTCGATGTTTCCATTGGTTGGGCAGAGTCAGACCTGATTGGCTGAATTGTTCTGTCTGCGGAGGAACTGGATGGGACCGGTTTCACAAAGGCGTCCAGCTTCTGTTCTCTACTGTCTGTTCTGACCATGTGATGAGCATACGTCTTCTCAGCTCCTGAcatatttggagaaaaatcatttacaaaaaGATATTACAAGTACATCaaaatttccatttttattCCATATCTATTTACATTGTAGGATGTAAAAACccaaaacttcatttttttatcatcaGCATAGGGGCACCCTTTTAGGCACCCGTTTGCCCACCTACCCACCTGCCCGCTATTTTCACCAATTCAATAAccagatttttcatttgaaaaacttggttaaaaaataattgtttcctTTGGTTTACTGAAACCTGCCTTAAGAGTGATAGCGTAGTAATATATATAGGCAACATTACATACAATGGGTTAATAACATCAAGCCCTGTAGCTTCATTACCGTCAACAACAGTTTTATTTGATAAGTAATTGAAAatctcatgtacatgtacttggaaAATGGctaaattgtaaaacaaaatgaatgatCAATACTTAAcaaaatttagtaaaataaCATACTTATCATTTTTACTTGTTTCAAGATGAAATATTAATTCTAGAGTAAAACacaagtacattataattaacatattGATAAATagctctttttaaaaatctgaaaaagttAGAATGGTTAAATCCAAAATTCTGCAAAAAAGCTGTTTCTAACTTTCTAACTTTCCATTTTACAAGAGTTACTGTTCcttgtttgaaaacaatataatatatttaaaaaattttaaactaaggtcaagatctagtaaatgagtCCAGGGGCTTTACAATTTTCACAATGCATCCAAAAAATAATGGGTCCATTAAGTTTATGGAAACATTAATGGGTGCGGCTGTTAAAATTAACCTAGTGTTTTATGAACATCGCCATTAGCATTCAGTTTATGGGTGCACTGAATAATGGACGTTTTGTGAAtaccaaaataattttttattaatttggcAGGTGAGTTTGAAAGACCCAGTATCTTACAAATGCTTTTTCAATATGGTCCCAGAGAGTTTTTAAGTGCCAGAACCATTATGACTTCATAATtaatttgatgaatctttttcCCATGCATACTTTGCAGCTTTAAAGTAATtctacataaaaagaaaaaaattcttgacaTTCTGTAATAATCATGAGAAAAGAATTCCTTGCTGATACCTATATTCAAATTAACATAATTTTGAAGAGGGGGTCAGGAGCTTGTTTAATGCcatttttggagagactgtaggcattctagatatatttcattagtaaATAATGGGCAAAACTcttatttccttcatatttcattgaaaaaagacagttcaaaacatgatttttcattgtttaccCGATACATCCTACAGAACATTCTAAattattgttatgaagcatcattaaaagaatttatatcatCATGGAATTTCACAATACTGTAGCaactttcatttactagatcttgacttTATATGACACATCTGAAGATGAATTTGAAAAGCCCATTCAAAGAGAAGCAGACTGTGTGTGTCCTTTTATGAATGACCTCAAGTATCTACATCTTCTAAGCATTTAACTTCATCCATCGACTGTTCTCCATTCAGTCAAACAAAGTAACAAGTGTTTGAGAGTTTCTGGTCACTTAAAACAAGCTATTTGTCCTCATCAAAGGATGTATGCTCTTTAAAAtatgttctaaaaataattttgctgATGACCTTTTATGACATTCCTCAGCCTTCTGATGAAGGGCTTTAcacatgaaaattatttataaataataattaaattccaATTTTTATAATACTAATTTCAAggaaaaatatgtcaaaaaacagCTTGGGCTTCAACAAAGGGTGAgtaagtttttgtttctttcaaTGTTTATTTCTCTCTGCATTCAAACTTATTgtttgcagagagagagagagagagagagagagagagagagagagagaggggggggcaccaaccaataaaaatatttctggaCACTACAGTGTgctaataaattaatatttctataaagTATTGAGAAGAATTGATTTGTCAGCACTGACAAGAATGGTcactaatataaacatattttctcAAATTAGATCACAAAATTAGGATGAGTTTGTACATTGAAATTTAGATTTCTCAGTATAAATGCTGTGACCTGTACTGCTAGATTTAGAAAAGCTTGGATCCTCCTCTTTACCAAGTAATTTAATGCACTAACCTGTACCACTAGATTTGGAAGAGCTTGGATCCTCCTCTTTGCTGAATAATTTAATGTACTAACCTGTACCACTAGTTTGGAAGAGCTTGGATCCTCCTCTTTCCTGATTAATTTAATGCACTAACCTGTACCACTAGATAAAGAAGAGCTTGGATCCTCCTCtttgttaaataatttaatatactAACCTGTACCACTAGATTTGGAAGAGCTTGGATCCTCCTCTTTACTGTCCAGAGACACTGGTGCACCAGGAAGGAGAGCCTAAAGCAAAAGAAACTGagttataaaaacaatttgcaAAACAGGaccaattttgaaaaaaaattatttaccataaacatatactgtggaatcatttttatttgtggcGGTCAATGTTTgtgggtagccaaaattttcctggttcATGGGGGGCGTTATTTCTTTGGTAGCATAATCGGGATAATTTTAATTCcggtaaatataaaacaaatgat
This genomic interval carries:
- the LOC128162821 gene encoding DNA mismatch repair protein Mlh1-like, with the protein product MAAQPGTIKRLDEVVVNRIAAGEVIQRPANALKEMIENSLDAKSSNIQVTVKQGGLKLLQIQDNGTGIRKEDMDIVCERFTTSKLQKFEDLNSIATYGFRGEALASISHVAHVTITTKTTDSKCAFKGSYVDGKLKEPVKPCAGNVGTQITVEDLFYNISTRRKAFKSPSEEHSKIAEVVSRYAVHNCNVGFTLKKQGENTADVRTPAKSSHVDNIRTIYGPSIAKELLEVEHEDKKLSFSCHGYVTNANYSMKKCIFLLFINHRLVDSSSLRKALDSVYQAYLPKNMHPFIYLSIEIAPQNIDVNVHPTKHEVHFLHEDAIISSIQAAIETKLLGANSSRTYYTQALLPGAPVSLDSKEEDPSSSKSSGTGAEKTYAHHMVRTDSREQKLDAFVKPVPSSSSADRTIQPIRSDSAQPMETSTSDQTMQMPSCGVQQKKRPVKLTSILSLQEEVQESMHKNLREMFQFHKFVGCVNKEFSLMQHQTKLYLVNTTKLSRELFYQLMIFDFGNYGILRLSEPAPIYDLALLALDLEESGWAEADGPKTDLAQYIVDFLKSKAEMLSDYFSMELDEDGNLCTLPLLLDHYIPNMEGLPMFVLRLATEVNWDKEKECFHTFCKETSEFYCFKPSMFQDLQSETEGSKDGEVSEEKTWKWTVEHTLFSAFRNFLFPPKTFAEDSSILQIANLPDLYKVFERC